The following are encoded together in the Anaerostipes caccae L1-92 genome:
- a CDS encoding ABC transporter substrate-binding protein, whose translation MKRRKMIRCCAAVLICMLVLCGCSSKHTVMNEEADSEDVTTITFFGNKYEPENVKVIEEIISGFMKENPDIRVSYESLKGTQYFEALEKRMETGKGDDVFMVNHDILLKLKAKGQAADLSGLRTIPDYTDQMLTQMKDEGKIYWVPTTVSAFGLYCNEDLLKKHKQKTPGNLKEWESVCSYFTKKGITPVICNNDISLKTLAVGRGFYSVYQQNNQKQVFENLNNGKEKLSRYLTPGFDLAQSLIQQGYIDPGKSLKTEKTSDDLEEFAKGKSPFMLTGAWAAGRVKTMNPDLKFSVSPLPLLEKGSMLVVNADTRLSVNADSRHVKAAEMFVEYFTQAENIQKFSDQQCSFSPLKGGKPSSVEEIRPLLSCYKDGKTVIGTDSMLKLPIWNLTAEASKQILSGKPVRSVMNRMDRQAEKERKVQ comes from the coding sequence ATGAAGAGAAGGAAGATGATAAGGTGCTGTGCGGCGGTGCTTATCTGTATGCTGGTACTGTGCGGGTGCAGCAGCAAACATACGGTCATGAATGAAGAAGCAGATTCTGAAGATGTCACGACGATTACGTTTTTCGGAAACAAATATGAGCCTGAAAATGTCAAAGTGATCGAGGAGATTATTTCAGGCTTTATGAAGGAAAATCCTGATATCAGAGTATCATATGAGAGCCTGAAAGGGACACAATACTTTGAAGCCCTGGAAAAACGGATGGAAACAGGGAAGGGCGACGATGTTTTCATGGTCAATCATGATATCCTTCTGAAACTGAAGGCGAAAGGACAGGCTGCAGACCTGTCAGGCCTTCGCACGATTCCGGACTATACAGATCAAATGCTGACTCAGATGAAAGATGAAGGAAAGATCTATTGGGTTCCGACTACGGTATCTGCATTTGGGCTCTACTGCAATGAAGATCTTTTGAAAAAACATAAGCAAAAGACCCCGGGAAATTTAAAAGAATGGGAAAGTGTGTGTAGCTATTTTACGAAAAAGGGGATCACTCCGGTCATCTGCAACAATGATATCTCTTTAAAAACGCTGGCTGTCGGCAGAGGCTTCTATTCCGTCTATCAGCAAAATAACCAGAAACAGGTGTTTGAAAACCTGAATAATGGGAAAGAGAAGCTGAGCCGATATCTGACTCCGGGATTTGATCTGGCGCAGAGCCTGATCCAACAGGGGTATATAGATCCTGGCAAGTCTCTGAAGACTGAAAAAACTTCAGATGACCTTGAGGAATTTGCCAAAGGGAAATCTCCGTTTATGCTCACAGGCGCATGGGCAGCAGGAAGAGTAAAGACGATGAACCCGGATCTGAAATTCAGTGTCAGCCCTCTTCCTCTGCTGGAAAAAGGCTCGATGCTGGTCGTAAACGCAGACACGCGTTTAAGTGTGAATGCAGACAGCCGTCATGTAAAAGCTGCTGAAATGTTCGTGGAATACTTTACTCAGGCTGAAAATATCCAAAAATTTTCGGACCAGCAGTGCTCATTCAGCCCGCTGAAAGGGGGAAAACCGTCTTCCGTAGAAGAAATACGTCCCCTGCTGTCCTGCTATAAGGACGGTAAAACAGTGATCGGTACAGACAGTATGCTCAAACTGCCGATTTGGAACCTGACAGCGGAGGCATCGAAACAGATTCTTTCAGGAAAGCCGGTGAGATCCGTCATGAACCGTATGGACCGGCAGGCAGAAAAAGAGAGGAAAGTACAGTGA
- a CDS encoding EAL domain-containing protein has protein sequence MKVMKKKTLLFCTVTVLCILMLSVGTGRIIQDHYSGQRKKEVSRLLKMYKDNLTLVIRDQLNYAAETVKAEPDILNHEAWFQRRAKNLAEQEGVEKILLFKGDKVLSSFSADGNEKDKGKDLRDFSYIYTMAKVVKEPVVEGPVKLNKDGEKEVFLFIQPLLKGQVYEGEVVAVLDKEFVIRRLNLKRLCDLGYEYHLWKVNSQDGSKDVVAYSDRNLDYSYASKIEIYLPTRWTLSIMPKDGWISKKTETGIMGTSVFLGVLLSVLFMSVFVLALRVRYFKNLSIYDEKTGLYNREGFVREVQWWMVSEPCVFSMFYFSIEEYSRVELMAGFLKENEYLASVPAVLDEYIKSPYVSGRIAGGKFAVAVKEEMTDEERLDFAKGLSLKLMWKIRIRGEKLFLSANYQTAVYPKDGNSAEDLLNKLITDHYMRLYVESPAEDLTEKCRLLAAGRTDVEFSEYADYQLTELSKALNQYRKSVEQIAYFDPVYHIGNRMKYLKDVDMLISYDAKRYFRVYSMDIRSFSKYNELFSVSTGDALLMEITRRLEHIFGNNLYRINGDVFIGISFEADKDKDHKVGRIRNAFQSPIVVEDSTFTLDVLIGICDYPLHAKTSEKLLESVQMAVNYAKTSGAGMANNVILYDDKLLEVRREEARIVRLLETSLKEKTLEVWYQPLYHLKRERFTGTEALVRLPDGNGGYVPAGQVIEIAEKNGLVGQVGEYVIHRACTFMMEKGKKLGIESMGINLSVQQLLVENSVPSIIGHIKKTGLDPKCITFEITETVLIQSIELAKGILDELSSYGVRIALDDFGIGYSSLNYLLNLPVNVLKFDRSMTKKSVDSEKQYALLKAMIQMADINQMDVVAEGVETEEEWKMLTSTSASYIQGFYYSKPLPEEKLMQFLRDNNHIENVKQ, from the coding sequence ATGAAAGTTATGAAAAAAAAGACGCTTCTGTTCTGCACCGTGACAGTTTTGTGTATCCTTATGCTTTCGGTGGGAACAGGAAGGATCATACAGGATCATTATTCCGGGCAGAGAAAAAAAGAAGTTAGCCGTCTTCTGAAAATGTATAAGGATAATTTGACACTGGTTATTCGGGATCAGCTGAATTATGCTGCAGAAACAGTGAAGGCGGAGCCGGATATTTTAAATCATGAAGCGTGGTTTCAGAGACGTGCCAAAAATCTTGCAGAGCAGGAGGGAGTAGAAAAGATCCTTTTATTTAAAGGGGATAAGGTTCTGAGTTCTTTTTCTGCGGATGGAAATGAGAAAGATAAAGGAAAAGATCTGAGGGACTTTTCATATATTTATACGATGGCTAAAGTTGTGAAAGAACCGGTGGTGGAAGGACCTGTTAAATTAAACAAAGATGGGGAAAAGGAAGTTTTTTTGTTTATCCAGCCTTTGCTGAAAGGACAAGTTTACGAGGGAGAAGTTGTGGCTGTCCTGGATAAAGAGTTTGTCATCCGCAGACTAAATTTAAAACGTCTGTGTGATCTGGGCTATGAGTATCACCTGTGGAAAGTGAACAGTCAGGACGGAAGCAAGGATGTAGTGGCCTATTCCGACAGGAATCTCGATTATTCCTACGCGTCTAAAATAGAGATTTATCTGCCGACCCGATGGACACTGAGCATTATGCCGAAAGACGGATGGATTTCAAAGAAAACGGAGACCGGCATCATGGGAACATCAGTTTTTCTCGGAGTGCTGCTGTCTGTATTATTTATGAGTGTGTTTGTCCTTGCACTTCGCGTCAGGTATTTTAAAAATCTCAGTATTTATGACGAAAAGACAGGACTGTATAACAGGGAGGGATTCGTTAGGGAAGTCCAGTGGTGGATGGTGTCTGAGCCCTGTGTTTTTTCCATGTTTTATTTTTCCATCGAGGAGTACAGCCGAGTGGAATTAATGGCAGGGTTTTTAAAAGAGAATGAATATTTGGCGAGTGTTCCGGCTGTTTTAGACGAATACATAAAAAGTCCTTATGTGTCGGGCCGGATCGCAGGGGGGAAATTTGCGGTAGCGGTAAAAGAAGAAATGACAGATGAGGAAAGACTGGATTTTGCCAAAGGTCTTTCTTTGAAACTTATGTGGAAGATCCGGATTCGCGGGGAGAAACTTTTTTTAAGTGCAAATTATCAGACTGCGGTTTACCCGAAGGACGGCAACAGCGCGGAGGATCTTTTAAATAAGCTGATCACAGACCACTATATGAGACTTTATGTGGAATCCCCCGCAGAAGACTTGACGGAAAAGTGCCGCCTGCTTGCTGCAGGAAGGACAGATGTGGAGTTCAGTGAGTATGCGGATTATCAGCTGACGGAACTTTCTAAAGCACTGAATCAGTACAGAAAAAGTGTGGAACAGATTGCCTACTTTGACCCGGTATATCATATAGGAAACCGAATGAAGTATTTAAAAGATGTGGATATGCTGATATCTTATGATGCCAAGAGGTATTTTAGAGTTTACAGTATGGATATTCGTTCTTTCAGCAAATACAATGAATTATTCAGCGTTTCAACGGGAGATGCCCTGCTGATGGAGATAACCAGGAGACTTGAACATATCTTCGGCAATAACTTATACAGGATTAACGGAGACGTTTTCATAGGAATTTCTTTTGAAGCGGATAAGGACAAAGATCATAAAGTCGGCAGGATCCGGAATGCCTTTCAGAGTCCGATTGTGGTAGAAGATTCCACCTTTACCCTGGATGTTCTGATCGGCATATGTGATTATCCTCTTCATGCAAAAACATCGGAAAAATTGCTGGAAAGCGTCCAGATGGCAGTCAATTATGCTAAAACTTCAGGAGCGGGTATGGCCAATAACGTCATTTTATACGATGATAAGCTGCTGGAAGTGCGCCGGGAAGAAGCGAGGATTGTCAGGCTGCTGGAAACGAGTCTTAAAGAAAAAACTCTGGAGGTGTGGTACCAGCCTCTTTATCATCTTAAAAGAGAACGGTTTACAGGTACAGAAGCACTGGTGAGGCTGCCCGACGGAAACGGCGGATATGTTCCGGCAGGACAGGTTATCGAGATTGCGGAGAAGAATGGTCTGGTCGGACAGGTAGGGGAGTACGTGATACACAGAGCCTGTACTTTCATGATGGAAAAGGGGAAAAAACTTGGGATTGAATCTATGGGAATCAACCTGTCAGTACAGCAGCTTCTTGTGGAAAATAGTGTTCCTTCAATCATAGGCCATATAAAAAAGACAGGTCTTGATCCGAAATGCATTACATTTGAGATTACAGAGACGGTCCTGATCCAGTCGATAGAACTTGCAAAAGGGATTTTAGATGAACTTTCGTCATACGGTGTCCGCATAGCTCTGGACGATTTCGGCATCGGATACAGCAGCCTGAATTATCTGCTGAATCTTCCGGTCAATGTCCTGAAGTTTGACCGGTCCATGACCAAGAAGAGTGTGGATTCGGAAAAACAATATGCATTGCTGAAAGCAATGATTCAAATGGCGGATATCAACCAAATGGATGTGGTGGCAGAGGGGGTAGAAACGGAAGAAGAATGGAAGATGCTGACTTCAACCAGTGCTTCTTATATTCAGGGATTCTATTATTCGAAACCTCTGCCGGAGGAAAAGCTGATGCAGTTTTTGAGGGATAATAATCATATAGAAAATGTGAAACAATGA
- a CDS encoding response regulator, which yields MKKRDSGNIKRKIALAAVIIGIILSFLTFSFVRGVKKQLWEQSISTIRESTQQGLNTLKVQLRNEYDSMSMMTGYLKKFSKTEKGKLREALESYARADKGISLYLPDGSCFSTETEPDAHVQKVLDKTTKRNGIIEPHISSVTGVNVFHLFVRVELKDGTAGYLVKEYEVENIADSFSLSFYHDTGFSYVVHKNGDVLIRSPHINSNKTMKNLFDMLPKAQNDSESLKRFADSLKQQKTGWAVLNYQGKDTVFCYAPLKLETDWYVMSIIPKDVVTAQTGVILRRSMELIGSILAGIFLLVFSYYWYANKTNKKLSNQADYIGHLYNAVPEGIALISVDKPYRFLQLNRQGMQLLKYTEGDVEDTVLGEPIENLIHPDDYDRLVKMIETADTDGRKSTFEFRVQRAGGEYFWVSGILERTFDENGEPVFVAAFHDVTEEKLAEQEAEREILQERITLVGAISNAYPVIISINLTEDTLNFIYVKPGLMIGLGQQKSYSRLFQDMALTVHPEHADEFRHRFGTEYLTETLGHEKDEVFLEVRQKLTDGRYHWISTQIINVDNPYSNDKLAILISRRTDEQRYEEEQQRQALQTALDNANAANKAKGQFLSNMSHDIRTPMNAIIGMSAIASAHLDDRERIMECLGKINLSGKHLLSLINDILDMSKIESGKLSLRKEPFNLAELITDTVELIRPQADSRRIRVKVRLRSLKNENVIGDPLRIRQVCINILSNAVKYTPEGGKIDIQVRQEDSVRREYQNFIFCCSDTGIGMDRQFLKKLFHPFERASDSTSSKMTGTGLGMAITKNIIDLMSGDIQVESSPGKGSVFTVTLPLKLQDVSQDETPPKWIGIHSLVVDDDREICENAAQLLESMGLRASFVTDGETAVKYAAEAKDASDPVELALIDWKMPGMDGVETARRIRKETGPDIPVIILTAYDWTDIESEARAAGVTAFLSKPFYCSKICYLLKELDGDAEPLEQKRFGDKPDYTGKRILIAEDNDLNREISRTMVTEMGIQAEEAVDGGEAVKKVAQSPEGYYDLILMDIQMPVMNGYEASRAIRALDREDVTSLPIIAMTADAFEEDVRNAKRAGMDRHFAKPIDVKAFEQMLYEYLLGNP from the coding sequence ATGAAAAAAAGAGACTCCGGAAATATAAAGAGGAAGATTGCTCTTGCCGCAGTTATCATTGGCATCATTTTAAGCTTTTTGACATTCTCTTTTGTAAGGGGAGTAAAAAAGCAGCTGTGGGAACAGTCCATCAGCACTATAAGAGAGAGTACTCAGCAAGGATTAAATACTCTGAAAGTACAGCTGCGCAATGAGTATGATTCTATGAGCATGATGACAGGCTATTTAAAGAAGTTTTCAAAGACGGAGAAGGGGAAACTGAGGGAGGCGCTGGAAAGCTATGCACGCGCGGATAAAGGAATCAGCCTGTATCTCCCCGACGGGAGCTGTTTTTCCACAGAAACAGAACCGGATGCGCACGTACAAAAAGTGCTGGATAAGACGACAAAAAGAAACGGTATCATTGAACCTCATATCAGCAGTGTGACCGGTGTCAATGTATTTCACCTGTTTGTGAGAGTGGAATTAAAGGACGGCACCGCGGGCTATTTGGTCAAAGAATATGAGGTGGAGAATATTGCCGACAGTTTCAGCCTGTCTTTTTATCATGATACCGGTTTTTCCTACGTGGTCCATAAGAACGGGGATGTCCTGATCCGGTCTCCTCATATAAACAGCAACAAAACGATGAAAAATCTCTTTGATATGCTGCCAAAAGCGCAAAACGATTCGGAGAGTCTTAAGCGCTTTGCCGATTCACTGAAACAGCAGAAGACGGGGTGGGCAGTTTTAAATTATCAGGGAAAGGATACGGTTTTTTGTTATGCTCCTCTGAAGCTTGAGACAGACTGGTATGTTATGTCTATTATTCCGAAGGACGTGGTGACTGCCCAGACCGGAGTAATTCTGAGACGTTCCATGGAATTGATCGGAAGTATCCTGGCAGGTATCTTTCTCTTAGTATTTTCTTATTACTGGTACGCAAATAAAACAAATAAAAAACTTTCAAACCAGGCAGATTACATAGGACATTTATATAATGCCGTTCCGGAAGGAATTGCACTTATATCTGTAGACAAACCATATCGGTTTCTGCAGCTGAACCGGCAGGGAATGCAGCTTTTGAAGTATACGGAAGGTGATGTTGAGGACACAGTTCTCGGTGAGCCGATAGAGAATCTGATTCATCCGGACGATTATGACAGGCTTGTGAAGATGATTGAAACTGCCGATACAGATGGCCGGAAAAGTACATTTGAGTTCCGCGTTCAAAGGGCGGGAGGAGAATATTTCTGGGTTTCCGGTATTCTGGAAAGAACATTTGATGAAAATGGAGAACCGGTTTTTGTTGCCGCCTTTCATGATGTTACAGAGGAAAAGCTGGCAGAACAGGAAGCAGAGAGGGAAATACTGCAGGAACGCATCACACTGGTAGGCGCAATTTCCAACGCCTATCCGGTGATTATCAGCATCAATCTGACAGAGGATACACTGAATTTTATTTACGTAAAACCGGGCCTGATGATTGGCCTGGGGCAGCAGAAATCTTACAGCAGACTGTTTCAGGACATGGCTCTGACGGTACACCCGGAACATGCTGATGAGTTTCGGCATCGTTTTGGAACGGAGTATCTTACAGAAACGCTGGGGCATGAAAAGGATGAGGTTTTCCTTGAAGTCAGGCAGAAACTCACAGACGGCAGATATCACTGGATCTCGACTCAGATTATCAATGTGGATAATCCATATTCAAATGATAAGCTGGCAATTCTTATTTCGCGGCGCACAGATGAACAGCGCTATGAGGAAGAACAGCAGCGCCAGGCCCTCCAGACTGCTTTGGACAATGCAAATGCGGCGAATAAAGCCAAGGGACAATTTTTATCCAACATGAGCCATGATATCCGTACGCCGATGAATGCCATCATAGGAATGTCGGCGATAGCATCGGCACACTTAGACGACCGTGAGCGGATCATGGAATGTCTTGGAAAGATCAATCTTTCAGGGAAGCATCTTTTAAGTCTGATCAATGATATTTTGGACATGTCTAAGATCGAGAGCGGAAAACTGTCTCTCAGGAAAGAACCGTTTAATTTGGCTGAGCTGATTACGGATACGGTCGAGCTGATCCGGCCGCAGGCGGATTCCAGAAGGATCAGAGTGAAGGTCCGGCTGAGATCTCTTAAAAATGAAAATGTAATCGGAGATCCTCTTCGTATCCGGCAGGTCTGCATTAATATTTTAAGCAATGCTGTCAAATATACGCCTGAAGGAGGAAAAATTGATATTCAGGTCCGGCAGGAGGACAGTGTCCGCAGAGAGTATCAAAATTTTATCTTCTGCTGTTCAGATACAGGAATCGGTATGGACAGGCAGTTTCTCAAAAAGCTGTTTCATCCTTTTGAGAGGGCATCGGATTCTACGAGCAGCAAAATGACCGGAACGGGTCTCGGAATGGCCATTACAAAAAATATCATAGACTTAATGAGCGGTGACATACAGGTAGAGAGCAGTCCCGGAAAGGGATCTGTCTTCACAGTGACTCTTCCGCTGAAACTGCAGGATGTGTCTCAGGATGAAACTCCGCCAAAATGGATTGGGATTCACAGCCTTGTGGTGGACGATGACAGGGAGATATGTGAGAACGCTGCACAGCTTCTTGAGAGCATGGGCCTCAGGGCCTCATTTGTCACTGACGGAGAGACAGCCGTCAAGTATGCTGCAGAGGCAAAGGATGCCTCTGACCCGGTTGAACTTGCACTCATCGACTGGAAAATGCCCGGGATGGACGGTGTGGAAACAGCCCGCCGCATCCGGAAGGAGACAGGACCGGATATCCCGGTGATCATTTTGACTGCCTATGACTGGACGGACATCGAAAGCGAGGCCAGGGCAGCAGGAGTCACAGCCTTTTTGTCCAAACCATTTTATTGTTCTAAGATCTGTTATCTGCTGAAAGAACTGGACGGTGACGCAGAACCTTTGGAGCAGAAACGTTTTGGTGATAAGCCCGATTATACCGGAAAGAGAATCCTGATTGCAGAGGATAACGACCTGAACAGAGAAATATCCAGAACTATGGTCACAGAAATGGGAATACAGGCGGAGGAAGCGGTTGACGGCGGGGAGGCTGTGAAGAAAGTCGCGCAGTCCCCGGAAGGTTATTATGATCTGATTCTAATGGATATCCAGATGCCTGTGATGAACGGTTATGAAGCATCCAGGGCAATTCGTGCACTGGACCGGGAAGATGTAACATCTCTGCCTATTATTGCAATGACCGCGGACGCGTTTGAAGAGGATGTGAGAAATGCAAAGCGGGCAGGCATGGACCGGCATTTTGCGAAACCGATCGACGTGAAAGCGTTTGAACAGATGCTGTATGAATACCTTCTGGGAAATCCTTAG
- a CDS encoding M23 family metallopeptidase, with product MNKTKRSFWLVCTVFFLGLLVTAESLAVERILRRNEAIAEEKAYQEYRNTGCKNGRPDPLIQGEIKGAPVPDEYIPFVNYSDSWNEARNFGGDRHHEGTDIMSGTVSKKRGEIPVLSMSDGVVEQIGWLKLGGYRVGIRSPKGVYFYYAHLYSYAPGIRRGTKIRAGDVIGYMGDSGYGEKEGTVGKFPVHLHLGIYRKDTKYGEYSVNPYKFLQAVLKRRMK from the coding sequence ATGAACAAAACAAAAAGAAGCTTTTGGCTGGTTTGCACAGTATTTTTCCTTGGGCTCTTGGTCACAGCCGAGAGTTTGGCTGTTGAAAGGATTCTAAGGCGGAACGAAGCCATCGCAGAAGAAAAGGCATATCAGGAATACCGAAATACCGGATGTAAAAACGGAAGACCGGATCCGCTGATACAAGGGGAGATCAAGGGAGCCCCGGTGCCGGATGAATATATACCATTTGTAAATTATTCGGATTCCTGGAATGAGGCGAGGAATTTTGGCGGAGACAGGCACCACGAGGGCACGGATATTATGTCCGGTACGGTTTCAAAGAAGAGAGGGGAAATACCTGTGCTCAGTATGTCTGACGGAGTCGTTGAGCAGATTGGGTGGCTGAAGCTTGGGGGCTATCGTGTCGGTATCCGTTCTCCGAAGGGTGTTTATTTTTATTATGCGCATCTTTACAGTTATGCTCCCGGAATCAGACGGGGAACAAAGATCCGTGCGGGAGATGTGATCGGATATATGGGAGATTCAGGGTATGGAGAGAAAGAAGGAACCGTGGGAAAATTCCCGGTACATCTGCACCTTGGCATATATCGGAAAGACACAAAATATGGGGAATACAGTGTGAATCCTTATAAATTTCTGCAGGCAGTATTAAAAAGAAGAATGAAATAA
- a CDS encoding sensor domain-containing diguanylate cyclase, producing MSAKRNQRVQREDVLTYSPVLKYMVIFFTAAMFIVLVGGIFISAQRMKKDARAAHKSVETQVTNRVNESLKLLESLAVQPEYYDPSLPPLKKVEKLDRITEKYGYMMICYVDADMNVYTIGEEPASLASRDYMQQLFSTGKPQVTDSFLAGADGVTLNYTVAYPLKKGNKITGCLFCAIYFDDVVDILKKAVETSDAQAVLIGSKGQIMSSTSNLQYGEPYMDYVREAHNIGVTADQLETELLAKTPGTYWSYRDGNLYYTMYNNIENTDWDILTTIDFWSIYRTIISGFLVIVALMAVLCSVIFFLVKRFISKQKEVVDMLVQSIQELEEKIYQDERPDNMDFREIIRLTSNGLSDGLTGVVTRSVFLKQAQAQLDKIPGDKITVLCFVDLDNLKKLNDTYGHKTGDTALKSIGYILREYEKKYDGVVGRYGGDEFVMLLTDIDDEDELRSVLESLVLRLHSDIGTKGESLPIQCSVGVAVRQQGSSLEQMIANADEALYFVKQNGKGYYKIYQD from the coding sequence ATGAGTGCCAAAAGAAATCAGAGAGTCCAGAGAGAAGATGTACTGACTTATTCTCCGGTTCTAAAGTATATGGTGATCTTTTTTACTGCTGCTATGTTTATAGTCTTGGTGGGAGGTATCTTTATATCCGCACAGAGGATGAAAAAAGATGCCAGAGCCGCGCATAAGAGCGTGGAGACTCAGGTTACCAACAGAGTGAATGAGTCTTTGAAACTGCTGGAATCACTGGCAGTACAGCCGGAATATTATGATCCCTCGCTCCCTCCTCTGAAAAAGGTTGAAAAGCTGGACAGAATTACAGAAAAGTATGGATATATGATGATCTGTTATGTAGACGCTGATATGAACGTTTACACGATAGGTGAGGAGCCGGCCAGCCTGGCCAGCAGGGATTACATGCAGCAGTTGTTTTCAACAGGGAAACCACAGGTGACAGACAGCTTTTTAGCCGGTGCAGACGGGGTCACGCTGAATTATACGGTGGCGTATCCGCTGAAAAAAGGGAATAAAATAACCGGATGCCTATTTTGTGCCATCTATTTTGACGATGTCGTGGATATCCTTAAGAAGGCCGTGGAGACCAGTGACGCTCAGGCAGTCCTGATCGGTTCCAAAGGACAGATCATGTCTTCTACGAGTAATCTGCAGTATGGAGAACCGTATATGGATTATGTGAGAGAAGCCCATAATATCGGTGTGACGGCAGACCAGCTGGAAACAGAACTGCTTGCCAAAACGCCGGGAACTTACTGGAGTTACAGAGACGGGAATCTATATTACACGATGTATAATAACATAGAAAATACCGATTGGGATATTCTTACTACCATCGACTTCTGGTCTATATACAGGACAATTATTTCAGGATTTTTAGTGATTGTAGCGCTGATGGCGGTACTCTGTTCTGTCATATTTTTCTTGGTGAAGCGTTTTATCAGCAAACAAAAAGAAGTGGTGGATATGCTCGTGCAGTCTATTCAGGAACTGGAGGAAAAGATCTACCAGGATGAGCGTCCGGATAATATGGATTTCAGGGAGATCATACGGCTTACCAGCAACGGCCTTTCCGACGGCCTTACCGGCGTTGTCACGAGAAGTGTATTTTTAAAGCAGGCTCAGGCCCAGCTTGATAAGATTCCAGGAGACAAAATCACTGTACTATGTTTTGTAGATTTGGATAATCTGAAGAAATTAAATGACACCTACGGACATAAAACGGGGGATACGGCATTAAAGAGTATAGGGTACATCCTGCGCGAATATGAAAAAAAATATGATGGTGTTGTGGGACGATATGGAGGAGATGAATTTGTAATGCTCCTTACAGATATCGACGATGAAGATGAGCTTAGAAGTGTATTGGAATCTCTTGTTCTCAGACTTCACTCAGATATCGGAACGAAGGGAGAGTCTCTGCCGATCCAATGCAGCGTAGGGGTGGCAGTGAGACAGCAGGGAAGCAGTTTGGAACAGATGATAGCCAATGCAGATGAGGCGCTGTATTTTGTAAAACAAAATGGCAAAGGATATTATAAAATTTATCAGGATTGA
- a CDS encoding arginase family protein codes for MITVLDFDDLYDKEEFYQSAPHQRINLREVPGTNGYCEDTAAETIRERIRAGKPSHIYFLGSGNYHYVSFLLQKEICRDFTLVLFDCHTDLQKPLFPELLSCGCWVRRAMDEMEHLKKVILIGTSAAYLREVEPRYRNHMAAVPEEEAVSPDFDWKTWLQREIRTDVYLSLDKDVLSLSELSTNWDQGSMTTGQVCRICTMIAQDRNILGADICGEYQGGLLSGRREIMQSDRVNKEVLECLDGMMPLPDDPQR; via the coding sequence ATGATTACAGTCCTGGACTTTGACGATCTGTACGATAAGGAAGAGTTTTATCAATCAGCTCCTCATCAGCGGATCAACCTGAGAGAAGTTCCGGGGACCAACGGATATTGTGAGGATACTGCGGCGGAGACGATCAGAGAGAGAATCAGGGCAGGAAAGCCATCTCATATTTATTTTCTCGGTTCGGGAAATTACCACTATGTCTCCTTTCTTCTGCAGAAAGAGATATGCAGGGATTTTACGCTGGTGCTGTTTGACTGCCACACGGATCTTCAGAAGCCGCTGTTTCCTGAACTTTTATCCTGCGGATGCTGGGTGCGGAGGGCCATGGATGAGATGGAACATCTGAAAAAAGTAATCCTGATCGGTACTTCGGCCGCATATCTGCGGGAGGTGGAGCCGAGATACAGAAATCACATGGCGGCAGTGCCGGAGGAAGAAGCTGTATCCCCGGATTTTGACTGGAAGACATGGCTTCAGAGAGAGATCCGGACGGATGTCTATCTGTCTTTGGACAAGGATGTGCTGAGCCTGAGCGAGCTGTCTACAAACTGGGACCAGGGCAGCATGACCACAGGGCAGGTATGCAGAATATGTACTATGATTGCGCAGGACAGAAACATCTTAGGGGCCGATATCTGCGGAGAATATCAGGGCGGCCTGTTGTCTGGCAGAAGAGAGATCATGCAGAGTGACCGTGTCAACAAAGAAGTTTTGGAATGTCTGGACGGGATGATGCCCCTTCCCGATGATCCTCAGAGGTAA